The sequence AGAAGAAAAGTGGAAGAGCCTCCAGTAAGAAGAAAAAGAGGACATAGGAAAAAAGGGGACAGGCAACTTTTTCCAAATAAAGAAAATAAAAAATAGAATAAGATAGAGTAAAAAAAGTAGGCTGCCCCCTATTGTCCAATAATAATTTTAAACTAAAGTTTTTGGTCAGAAATTGAGTTGTGGCATAATAGAAAAATTAAACTTTATCTTTCAAAAAAGACCTTAAACAATAAAACAATTAAATTATACCAAAAAATAAAGCTGTTTTCTTAATTTAATTTACCTATTCTTTGTGATTAAATAAATAAAATAATTTTAGATAAAAATGCAAAAAATGAGACCTGACCCCAATTTTTTTTGCATTTTTTATAAAAAAAATTTTGATTGAAATTTTGTTTTTTGGAGAGGTATAATTGAAAGCAAAAAAAAATTAAGGAGGGTTTAAAATGACAGACAAAGCTTTGTTTGAGGCAAAAAAATTAATCGAGGAGGGTCTCTCCTACGAAGAGGTTGTAAAAAGATTAAAAGAAGAGTTTAATGGAGGTGAATCAGTATTATATGCTATAATGGCATTTACAGGGATTAAGTAAAAAAAATTTAAAAATTTGTTTTAAGAAAGAATAAAGTTTAAAAAAGAATAATATTAATTTAATATTATTCCCAATAATGAATAATAGAAGTCTAATTTTTATTTTCCCTCCAGAGGCTGCAAAAAAAGATTTTTTACATCATTTAGGGGTTGGATACATCCAGGCTTTTTTGAAAAAAAGAGAAATTGATTCAATTCAATATGTTCCTGAAGAAAGATTAAGCGTAGAATCCCTTGTGGAAGAAGTTCTTGATTTTGGGCCTATTTTTATTGGATTTACTGTCTTTGACTTTAACTATTATCTTGTTAAAATAATTTCAAAAAAATTAAAGCAAAGAAATAAATCGATTCAAATTTTAGCAGGAGGACCAACGGCAACTTTTTCTGATTCATTGATAATGGAAGATAATCCATCCATCGATATCTGTGTAAGAGGGGAGGGAGAATACACTGTCTATGAATTACTTAATCATTTTGTTGAAAACGGAGACTTAAATGACATCGGTTATATCCAGGGTATAACTTACAGAAAAAATGGGAAAATAGAAAGAACTCCTGATAGACCATTGATTAGAGATTTTTCCAATAAAGATGGAGAACTCGATGTAATTCCCTCTCCTTATTTAGAGGGAGTCTTTAGAGGAGATGAAAAAACAGGGATTTTAACATCGAGGGGTTGCACTTTTAAGTGCACTTACTGCAATTTTACGATTATGTCTAAAAATAGAATAAGGTATCATTCAATCGATAGGGTAATTTCAGAACTAAGAATCATAAACGATACAATGGTAAAAGAAAATCTATTGAATGAATCAGTAAACATATATGATGATGCTTTTTCTTTAAACATAAATCGGGCAAAGGAAATATGTAAAAGAATTGCAAAAGAAAATTTTAAGATAAAATTTTCCTGTGAGACAAGAGTTGACAGAATGGATGAGGAGCTTTTAGAGTTGATGAAAAAAGCAGGGATTAAGGACTTATCCTTCGGGCTTGAGAGTGCAGTTCCTGAGATCTTAAGAAACATAAAAAAAGTTGGAGATTTTAGAACAGATGATTTTAAGAAAGAAAAGGAATTCATCGAAAAGATTAAATACTATGTAAATTTTGCAAAAAATATAGGTTTAAACCCGGTTGTGAGTATAATCTCAGGGCTTCCGGGTGAAACTCTAAAAGACGGGAAAAAAACAGTTCAATTTGTCAAAGAATTAAATTTAGATTTTTATGCCCATAATTTCTTACAGATATTTCCAGGAACAGAATTGTTTTATACTCATAAAAATTATGGGATTGGAATTGAAAAGAGCCCATCCTTACTTCCATTTGAAACAATTTTTTCCTATGATGTATCAAAAGTTCCTTTTGGAAAAAATTCAACGATTCAGAATGAAAAAGATAAAGCGATTTCATTTATTATCTCAGGTCTTGTAAATTCCCAGGAAAGAGCTTTTTCAAAATCCTCTGTTTTAACAGATGTAGTTTTAAAGAATATAAATGAACTTAATAATAATTTAATTGAATGGCTTTCAAAAAACTCATCCCTTCTTTCAAACATGATCTTTTTATATGATAGAAAAGAATTTGAGCGTGAAGATACAATAAAAAAGATGATTTATGGTGAAGTTCCAACAAAAAAGTTTTACTTTCTAAAGCTAATAATAAACAAATTAAAAAAAGAACTATCGGAAGCAAAAATATATCATTTCGTAACTTCAAAAGCATATAGATGGGATTTGTATTTTTCCTTTGTTCCCTTTCGATATTTTGCAAATAATAAAAATAAAAAATTATATGAAATATCTAAAGTTATTTATGAAATAAAAAATGAAGATGATTTAAAATATTTTGAAGAATTTATTCCTTTGATGTTTGATGAAGAAAAAAAAGAATTAAAAAAAGAATTGATGGATTTTAAAGGATGTTTTTTAAATGGATGCAGATGGTCAAACAGAGAATGTCCATCTTTAAACCTTCAGAAAATTATAATAGAAGAAGATGGCTCTATTAAACCATGTATTACAGGAAAGAAAATAGGATCAGTGGGAGAAAATCTTGATGAAATAGAAAAAAGGTTTCTGGAATTATTTGAAAAAGAGAAAAAAATAAGAGGCTGTAATTATTGTGAGATAAAAGAATTCTGTTCAAAATGTGTTTTTCCACTTTCAATAGATGTTAAAAAATATTGTGAGATAAGGAGAAAATACCTTTTTATATCAAAGATAGTGAATTTTATGGAGATTGCATCAAGGATGCCAGGTTTAATTAAAGAGTGAATTCTTTTTTATATTTTTCCCACCTTTTCTTTAAATTCTCCATTATTTTTTTGAATTCAGGTTCATTTCTGATGTTATTAAGGTTAGGGTCAACAAGGAACCATGGATAATTTTCATTTCCATATTTAATTGCTTCTTTAAACCATTTCAAAGCTAATTGTTTATCATTCTGCAAAGAATAATATGAGGCGACAAAATAAGTAAAATCTCCATCGTAATTGGCTAAATGCATTACTTCTTCTATAGCTTTTTCAGCTTCTTTATTTTTTCCCTGCTTTGAATAAATCATAGAAAGGATGAAATAAGGTGCTTTGTGCTCAGGGTTATATTTCAAACTTTCTTTTAAGGTTGACATAGCCTCATTATATTTTTTTTCATAAAATAACAAATATCCAGAATACACCAATCCGATCGGATGATTGTTTTGAATTTTAAAGACTTTTTCTAATTCATTCTTTGCTTTAGAAAAATCATTTTTATAGATATAAATTCTACCTCTGTTTATGTAGCTTAAAACATTAAGTTCATTATTTTTTTCTAATTTTTCAGCTTTTTCTAAAGCCTTATCCAGTAAACCTGCATATTCATAGATTGTTCCTAACATAGCGATTACAAATTCATTGTTAGGGTTAATTTTATAGACATATTCAATCTGTTTATAAGCTTTCTCTTTTTCACCATTTTTAAAATATATTGCAGCTAAATTTGTATGGGCTTCAATCAGATCTTTATCTATCTCAAGAGCTTTTAAACTCATCTCTCCTCCTTTTTTCAATAGATCCTCTTCACTTTTAATTCCATATTCAAGATAAAACCATGCATTTCTTCCTAAGGCTGCATAGGCAGGTGCATAATTTTTATCGATTTCCAAAGATTTCTTCAGCATCTCATCAGATCTATCCAGATATTCTTTCCTTATTTCTTTTATAAACTCAGCGTTATAGTATTTTCCTTTTAAGTAAAACTCGTATGCCTTTGGGTTTACTTTCATTCTTTTTTCCATTCTTCCCCTTTCTTTTTTAGAAAGGTCTACATCTAAAGTTCTGATTAATTCTCTTCCTATATCGTATTTTATGTAAGGAATATTGTATTCACTCAAATTCAATTCGCTTGCCCAGAGAAGCCCTGGAGTTCCTTCCTTTACTTTTACAATTTTTGTTTTAAGTTTAATCCTATCCTTTTCTTTCTTTAATTCTCCATCAACGATAACATCGGCTTTAAGTTCTTTTGCAATCTCTTGAATGTCTTTCTTTTTTTCTTCATACCTCAGCATTGTGCTCAATGGTCTGACCGCAAAGTTCTTTACAGGAAAAAGGCTTGAAATAATTTCATCAGTTAGTCCAATGCTCATGAAGTTATACTCTTTATTTTTTGTAGCATTATCAATGGGAAGAACAGCGATTGAAATGGTAGGTTGGGGCTTATAATAAAACTTTTTAACTGCTGGAATTATAACAAATGAAATTATCAATGCTGCAGCTAAAGAATAAGCAGCTACTTTTTTCACTAAGGCAGTCAGGTACTGTTTTTTCTTTCTTCTTTCCACATAAGGCTTTACAAGTTCAGTATACAAGGGAACCATTTCGCTGAATGCCTGTTCAGTACTTCTATACCCTTTCTCTTTTTTCCTCTCAAGAAGCATCATGATTAAATCTCCGAACTCATAATAGATGTCCCTTTTGATGTTTTCAATATGAGTTATATCATCATAAATAGCTGTAAACATAAAAAGGAAAACCGATTCTGTTTTAAAAGGGTGAACTCCAGAGGTCATTTCATACAAGACAATGCCAGTAGAAAAAAGGTCTGATCTAAACTCAATCGGCTTATCATCAAGATGAGCCGGAGAAAAATATTTAATTTCTTCTACTATGCTTACATAAGGCTTTTTTGGGTCAACCTCTGTGTATTCCCAGCTTAGTTTATAACCTATTACAGGGTTGGGCTCGAAGAAATTTATAATTTTAATTTTATCATTCCTGGTCAGAACTATATTCTCCGGCTTGATATTTTCATGGATGACATTTTTTTTATGGGCGTAGTTAAGAGCGGATAAAATTTGATAACCAATGTGGATAGCTCTCTCCTGCTCAAAGGGATATGAATCCACTAATTTGTCCAGGAAAGTCCCTGTAATATCTTCAAGCTCAACTATAATCTCTCCATCTTCTTCCCATACTGCATAAACTTCCTGTATATTATCATGCTTAAGGATTTTTGCTTTTCTTGCTTTATGAAAAAATAGAGTTCTGTAGTCTTTATCCCTGGAAAGAAATTTATGGAGAATTTTTAACCAGACCATTTTTTTAGTGGTTCGATCTATAGCTCTATAAACAACCCCGATCTGATCTTTATATAGCTCTTTTAAAATTTTAAAATTTGATTTTTCTCTACTTATTTTTGTTTCATTCATTTTTTCCCCCATTTTATTTTAATTTAATTACTCTTCTTTGATTTACTCTCATCTAAAATTTTTCTTATTAATTTAATCAATTTATTCAGCTGGAATGGTTTTTTTATGAAATCAACTGCACCCAATTCTATCAATTTATTCATCCTTTCCTCTTTTGGATATCCTGATGAGACTATAACTTTAGCTTCTGGATTGATTTCTAAAATTTTTTTGAGTAAATCCTCGCCTTTAATTCCTGGCATTACTAAATCAAGTATAATCAGATCAATTTCTTTTCCGAATTTTTCATAGATTGAAAGAGCCTCAGTTCCATCTCCAGCCATAACAACTATATATCCATATTTTTCCAGTATTTCTTTAGAAAGATCCCTGATGAATTCCTCATCATCGATCACAAAGATTTTCTCATTTCCACTTACTAAAGTTTCTTCTTCGATTTCTATTTCTTTATTTGGGTGCTCTCTTTGTAATCGAGGGAAGATAAACATTAAACATACTTCCATTTCCTGGTTCACTGTATACAGTTATGTATCCTTCAAGGTTTTTTACTATATTCCAGACAACTGAGAGACCGAGACCTGAGCCTTTAGCTTTTGTTGTAAAAAATGGTTGAAATATTTTCTTCTTGGTTTCGCTGTCCATTCCAATTCCTGTATCCGAAACGGAGATTAGTATATAATCTCCTGTTTTTGCTCCTAAATGGGATTCAACAAAATATTTATCCAGAAAGACATTTGTTGTTTCAATGTGTAATTTACCTCCATCAGGCATTGCATCTCTTGCATTTATACATAAATTCAGAAT is a genomic window of Acidobacteriota bacterium containing:
- a CDS encoding protein kinase, giving the protein MNETKISREKSNFKILKELYKDQIGVVYRAIDRTTKKMVWLKILHKFLSRDKDYRTLFFHKARKAKILKHDNIQEVYAVWEEDGEIIVELEDITGTFLDKLVDSYPFEQERAIHIGYQILSALNYAHKKNVIHENIKPENIVLTRNDKIKIINFFEPNPVIGYKLSWEYTEVDPKKPYVSIVEEIKYFSPAHLDDKPIEFRSDLFSTGIVLYEMTSGVHPFKTESVFLFMFTAIYDDITHIENIKRDIYYEFGDLIMMLLERKKEKGYRSTEQAFSEMVPLYTELVKPYVERRKKKQYLTALVKKVAAYSLAAALIISFVIIPAVKKFYYKPQPTISIAVLPIDNATKNKEYNFMSIGLTDEIISSLFPVKNFAVRPLSTMLRYEEKKKDIQEIAKELKADVIVDGELKKEKDRIKLKTKIVKVKEGTPGLLWASELNLSEYNIPYIKYDIGRELIRTLDVDLSKKERGRMEKRMKVNPKAYEFYLKGKYYNAEFIKEIRKEYLDRSDEMLKKSLEIDKNYAPAYAALGRNAWFYLEYGIKSEEDLLKKGGEMSLKALEIDKDLIEAHTNLAAIYFKNGEKEKAYKQIEYVYKINPNNEFVIAMLGTIYEYAGLLDKALEKAEKLEKNNELNVLSYINRGRIYIYKNDFSKAKNELEKVFKIQNNHPIGLVYSGYLLFYEKKYNEAMSTLKESLKYNPEHKAPYFILSMIYSKQGKNKEAEKAIEEVMHLANYDGDFTYFVASYYSLQNDKQLALKWFKEAIKYGNENYPWFLVDPNLNNIRNEPEFKKIMENLKKRWEKYKKEFTL
- a CDS encoding response regulator, which gives rise to MEVCLMFIFPRLQREHPNKEIEIEEETLVSGNEKIFVIDDEEFIRDLSKEILEKYGYIVVMAGDGTEALSIYEKFGKEIDLIILDLVMPGIKGEDLLKKILEINPEAKVIVSSGYPKEERMNKLIELGAVDFIKKPFQLNKLIKLIRKILDESKSKKSN
- a CDS encoding radical SAM protein; protein product: MNNRSLIFIFPPEAAKKDFLHHLGVGYIQAFLKKREIDSIQYVPEERLSVESLVEEVLDFGPIFIGFTVFDFNYYLVKIISKKLKQRNKSIQILAGGPTATFSDSLIMEDNPSIDICVRGEGEYTVYELLNHFVENGDLNDIGYIQGITYRKNGKIERTPDRPLIRDFSNKDGELDVIPSPYLEGVFRGDEKTGILTSRGCTFKCTYCNFTIMSKNRIRYHSIDRVISELRIINDTMVKENLLNESVNIYDDAFSLNINRAKEICKRIAKENFKIKFSCETRVDRMDEELLELMKKAGIKDLSFGLESAVPEILRNIKKVGDFRTDDFKKEKEFIEKIKYYVNFAKNIGLNPVVSIISGLPGETLKDGKKTVQFVKELNLDFYAHNFLQIFPGTELFYTHKNYGIGIEKSPSLLPFETIFSYDVSKVPFGKNSTIQNEKDKAISFIISGLVNSQERAFSKSSVLTDVVLKNINELNNNLIEWLSKNSSLLSNMIFLYDRKEFEREDTIKKMIYGEVPTKKFYFLKLIINKLKKELSEAKIYHFVTSKAYRWDLYFSFVPFRYFANNKNKKLYEISKVIYEIKNEDDLKYFEEFIPLMFDEEKKELKKELMDFKGCFLNGCRWSNRECPSLNLQKIIIEEDGSIKPCITGKKIGSVGENLDEIEKRFLELFEKEKKIRGCNYCEIKEFCSKCVFPLSIDVKKYCEIRRKYLFISKIVNFMEIASRMPGLIKE